The DNA sequence CAAGGTTTCTGATTGAGGCCTCTTGGTTTTTGAATGTCAGGGCCTGATCTTTCCTTGCAACTTCCTGATCTTgccttgccatctcttgatttttcatgagtttctccatcattttctctagacttgagattctttgagagtctagatttggttgtggttgtgtgaaatgaaatggttgttgctggaagttatttgaattaattgtAGGGATACTTTGAGGGTGGAATGTGGATGTAGAAAagttattctggtggttttgtgagttgttatggGATTGGTGGTATGTATTTTGTGggtttttgaattggttagtattattggatgaatggttttggttgtttgtgttgctaATACTGCTATAGTTGAAGTCACTTTGTCCTTGGTTCTGGTGCTCACCCCACCTTGAATTAGAATGAGTCTTCCAGGGTGTCTTGTGTGCATCACCATGAAAATTGTGTTGTAATGAACTTGAAGTGTTATTCATGCATTGCACCTGCTCAGAGCTTTGTTGCTCAtaattgaatgtcccaaaactttcttcagattGATTCCACCCATGTGAGGTTTGAAATTGGCATTGTGTGTTTACTGCAGCACCTTGTAGTCCATCAATTTTCTTGGCCATCATTTCTATTTGTTGCTGAAGCTGTTGatgcatctgtttgttttgtgccaagagaacgtcaacaccttcaagctccagcacatcccttctctgggctggttggcgttgtctttgatgagcaaagaaatattgattgtttgccaccatctctatgaggttttgggcttcctctgctgtcttcattaATTGCAAGGAACCTCCTACTGAATGGTCTAGTGCTTCCTGAGCTTTCagagtcaatccttcatagaagttttgaagtttATCGCATTctttgaacatttctggtggacacttcctgagtaaagctttgtatctttcccatgcatcATACAATGATTCTTCATCCATCTGAGtgaatgtttggacctctgtTTTAAGTCTGATAatcctttggggaggatagaacttggctaggaatttgctcactaagtcttccctattattgatgctttctttgggaaatgtctctagccattgaatggccttatccttcagagagaatggaaatagcagtagcttgtagatgtctggatgcacaccacttATTTTGACAGTTTTACAAATCCTGAGGAAGATgaataagtgttggtttggatcttcaagtggacttcctccataggagcaattgttctgcaccagagtaataagttgaggcttcaactcaaaattatttgcgtGAACGTTAGGAGTGAGTATGCTACTTCTGCAGTTTCTTGCATTGGGGATAGTGTAAAATGCCAACACCCTTCTTACAGGCTGGGTTTGTTGCTCACTCCCTCTTCGcgcacctcagcctccatgacttgcaacaatcacaaacaaaccaaatgaaacatgGACATTCTAGTGCCAaaatgtggttagagggttaggtgacacaatgtgtcaaacagttaatgcgcttagtaaaaataaagaaaaataaagaaaaaaaatgcttaatctagaccaccaccttacttaatcattgtcaatctatttcaatccccggcaacggcgccaaaaacttgatgtgtggaaaacgatccaacacaaaactcaccggcaagtgtaccgggtcgtatcaagtaacaataactcacatgagtgaggtcgatcccacaggaattgaaggattgagcaattttagtttagtggttggtttagtcaagcgaatcaagtattggttacGTGATTTGTAGCAGACagaaggtaaattgcatgaaatgtaaagggagagggatgatttgcagaaattaaagagaattgaaagtaaaggtactaaatcttaaagaacaagaaattaaatgactgaaacttaaagtgcaagaaatgtaaattgcggtaacttaaagtgcaagaaatgtaaatttcttgaatgaaaaagggATTGAGGGACTGGGAATTCAAAATTTAAGCAAGAGAAGTAAATTACagcaattaacaaagcaagagatgAACTGAAATTAACTAGagctcaaacagaaaatgaaaatttgattgCAGTAGTAGTtcagcagaagaaccaaaaagaaaatcagatctcaggactccagagactagatagcaaagtctagatctcaattgccttcctagatccaagttcacaaagcaattaaaaagaaattaaatattgCAGTAGTAAAGGAAATGGAatttaactcaattatgcagtaggaaaatcaaagagatcttaaatggagattgagacaaaaGTTCCTCAGTTCTTCACACTCAAGATTCATACAAAacccagtaaagaaaacaaaaagatcagaggaagaagaagtgaattctctcctccaattctcaagctaattgcagtccgaaaataaaaattgaagatcAGATGTTCTAAAGCAGAAAAATGAAAAGTGAGCTCTCAAGTTGACTaaggatgaaaattaaaaatgaaagtcCAGagtaaaaatgaaaattaagATGATAGTTCAAAAGTAAAGGTAAAAGGTCCTCACTAAATCAAattagcttctatttatacactttctattcatggattttagaatttggatgggcttttgatttggtgaagaaatgaattaagttggatttttaattgaatttcagcccatgttgctcccaggaggctgctctgctcttgtggacaGCGGAGTAGTGAAGCTTTGTGTGGGGATCCTTTTTGTGTGCCAAGGCTTGGAGAGGCACCAGGGGATtgccctgctcttgtggagagcggagCAGTGTGTGTCTTGCGCCCTTGAAATATTTCGCGTGCCAAATCTTGGACATCATCAGGGTAGTGCTCAAGTGGTGCTAAGAGCACAGCTTCCTTGCTTTGTTAGTGAAGCCTCCATGTTCGAGACTTACTAGGAGCATTTTGGCgaatttttggcttattttcctttgtgagtagcgctcccccacgccccttgctcatgagttcgaaccttgtggaaagcattggtgagctttttccttgaatttatttcttTGATGAGCCCGATAATGCTCTCAAGGAGAGCAAAGCAGTGTTCTTCCCTCCCTTGTTTTCTTGGTTCCAATTTGTGCTCCACTCTCAAGGGGGGGTAGAGCATTGAAGCTTTGcatgcttggttcattgttgtgctctcTTGGAGAGCATTGTGCTCTTGGAGAGAGCATTGTGGCTTCCTCCTTCCATGCACCACGCTTCCTCATTTTCTTTGCCACACTTTCTTCTTCATTGAGTCACGCTTCTTAAGCCacactttcttattttcttcttttcttcacctacaaataatcaaaacaaccactcaaagtatcaccaaattcacaaggtttataaatcattaaaaatcaattaaatttagcttaaacctcatgaattaGCTTAAACCAAATCCACACTCTGACGTCCACACAAACGGCACCTCCGTCCTTGTCAACTTAGTCATCGGTAGAGCAATCCGAAAAAATCCCTCAATAAATCTCCGGTAATTTCCGGCTaaacccaagaaacttctaacttTTGTCACCATTGttggtctttcccattccatcactgCTTCTACTTCCGAAGGATCTATAGCTATTCTTCCTTTGCTCACCATGTGACCTAAGAACTTCACTTCCTCCTTCCAAAACTCGCATTTGGAAAACTTAGCATACAATTTCCTTTCCTTTAGGATTTGCAACATAATTCTCAAGTGTTCTTCGTGCTCCTTCACCGTCTTAAAATAAACTAAGATGtcatctatgaaaaccaccaTGAATTTGTCCAAAATGGGACGAAATATTTTGTTCATGTGATCCATGAACACAGCAGGTGCATTCGTTaactcgtagtgtccatagcACGTCCTAAACACAGTTTTTGTAATATCCCTGTTTTacccttatctgatggtaaccggatctcaaatcaattttggaaaacactccagctccttgtagttgatccatcaagtcatctatccttggcagtggatacttgttcttcacAAAGTCACTTTGTAAAACTGGCACTCCCCACAGAGATACGCTCagtcgaatgaacctcttgttcagGAGCTCTTCCAAGTGAGTCTTTAATTCAGCCAGCTCTATCGAAGCCATCCTATACGACACAATCGATACTGGTCTGGCTCCCGGTACCAATTCAATCCCAAATTCAATCTTTCTCTGAGGTGGGAACTCAGGAATATCTTCTGGGAACACTTCTGAAAAGTCTCTAACTACCGAGATTTGATTTAACTTCTGATTATCACCTAACACATTCGTAGCCAACAATATATAACCCTGACACTCCTCCCCACTACAGTGCACCATCACGGAATTTAGGAAATAACCCTCAGCTACCACTGCTCCATTTTctccttccggcataaactgAATTGACCGCTCAAAGCAATCCAATGAAACCCGATTCTttgacaaccaatcaaaccccaaaatcatctTCAACCTAACCATTGGTAAACAAATCAAGTCATGCACAAAGTCCCTACTctcaagcttgaaacctacttgtCTACAACCTGACCTAGTCATGACTATCTGATGCGGAGTATGTACATGCAATTCAAATGCCAATTCTGACACTTTCAAGCATAGTTCCTCAACTTTGtcaaatgaaataaatgaatgtGAAGCTCCAGTATCATACAATGCAACCAAGATTTTATCACCAATTAAACAGTTACCTCTCATTAGAGGATCTGCCTTAGAAGCATCCTTGGCGTTCACAACAAATACTCGCCCTTGATGTTGACTCAGACTCACATTCCGATTCCTCCCATGAGTGCAGTCCCTCGCAATATGACCAGGCAAACCATAATTGAAACAACCACCTATACCAATCTTGCAAGAGTCATATGGATGAAAACGCCCACAACGATTATAAGTTAAATTCGGAGAAACCTTACTCTGATTCCCTCTCCCTTTTCCACGCTGGTATTGGCCATAAGTGTTATTTCGGAAGCCTCATTGACCTTGTAGAGTGTGTCCTCCTCTCTTGAAATTTTGCCCCCTCGGTTGAAAGTACTTGCCACGTCCCCGACTAGTGTTTCCTCCACGAGGGTCCTTTGACGAGGCTACCGTCTTTGTATATTCCTCAACAACTCTAGCCTTGTTCACCAGGTCGGAGAAAATTCGAATCTCCAAAGGAGCCACAGTAGTCATGATATTATCCTTCAAGCTCCTCTGATACTTGATGCACTTCCAGCTTTCGTAAGTCTTCGGGGCACCTTGATACAGCCTAGAGAACGTAAGGAGCTCCGCAATTGGCTAGTATAGTCCGCCACAGACAAATAACCTTGCTTCAACTGCATATGTTCCATCTCATtcgcttcccttgcagactcaggaaaGTACCTCTTGTATAAGGATGTTTGGAATACATCCCAAGGGATATCGGCATTCTGAAGCTGGAGTAAGCGACATTCTCCTTACCACCAATACTGGGCCTCTCCCAAAAGCTGATAGACAGCAAACTCTACATATTGGTTATTCGGAACATGCTGTGCTTGTAAAGCAGGATCCATGGACTGAAACCAATTGTCCGCTTCTGTAAGGTTGGTTGAATGTCTGAAACTTGgcggatgaaccttgagaaaCGTAGGCAAGGTCATCGGAGTACCTCCCATGTTATCCCCATTTCCTTCAGCGTTATCACTTCTATTGCCATCTCTGTTTCTGTTCCTCGCTGGTTGGCCCAACCTCTGTACAGTTTACAGAGTCGCAACAGTATTAGCCTCTATGGGGTTCACAAGATTCGTCATTGCTACCATGAATTCGGCATGGTTATCGGCCGGTCACGCATTTCTACTTTCAGCTCGTGAACATGTACGACCTCGTCTGCGAGTGGCCATTAGGGTTTATGCCTACCccaaacaattgatatcaaggtgatcagtctcaatatcaataggctagtgcttcaattattccaaaaaggcactcacaaacaagcatgctatgcaatatcaaatagataacctaatagcatcaaagaaaagacacaaagagtatgcaatgaagcacaatcggtccatcccccaggctcacgaggatgaaccactctgataccactaaatataacaccctaattaccctaagccttacctcgcatcgtaaagcaaaggtcaatcaaaggttacgacagttctaaagcttatacatataatatatagaaagaattaatatagtctagaagcccgatgaagaatattgctcaaaaacaggatttgaaaagcgcaaaacgtactcacAAAGCCGCTAAATTaacgcacaagaaatagatataatataacaaaatatcaaagtAAAATAGTATAAGAATCTAGCCCCGGCTCACGGAGTTTAAGCCAGCTAGCTATATATAGACCATACAGAATTCTGACTGTTAAAATTGCTTATACAATTTTTTCTCTCAAAGAAAGCTTCTAggcaaaagtaaaatataaaagtgAGAGATAGTGacaaaataatcaaaagactccaaaataaATCCTGGATCCTCCGGTTCTATCACCATCAAAGCAACccaccgaggtgggttgtgacctgcatctgaaaaacaacaacagaatatggtatgagaaccggaggttctcagtatggtaacagtgcccaatgatatAAGATATAAGACCACAGGACGCCagaggtaatcctagaacttcgTATCCATTACAAGATTCATCGTAAAGCATAACTAAAACattaaagaataaataaaacCTTAACATAATAAAAGAGGTAGTCTATCTTAGGGATTTCTAAACTAACAGTTCTCTGCTGTCCCACAGCcgtcaccaacctatcctccatgcgatcccatcaccaccgccttccgaacctcctcaatcccagtataAATCATAGATAATATCAattcaagtaaaacacaagtataggcatataaggcaaataattcaagtagacaattaggcatgttatacaattaggcaagcaattacaagtcggcaaagaaaataaacaaatagaagatgcacatgatcaATACCTTttctattggctgtgatatcacattgtcggttcaactgccaacccgacacatctccatagaGATGTCGCTCTTTAGAATCAtaattgggaacccccgagatttGGTACTCAAAATACCATCCAGGATTTTGTGCCTACACACTctagtgatccgaagggatgcgagtgggatactcttgccacgaacctcacatctcaatgcaagtgggatgaaccaccgccctta is a window from the Arachis hypogaea cultivar Tifrunner chromosome 1, arahy.Tifrunner.gnm2.J5K5, whole genome shotgun sequence genome containing:
- the LOC140183690 gene encoding uncharacterized protein produces the protein MTTVAPLEIRIFSDLVNKARVVEEYTKTVASSKDPRGGNTSRGRGKYFQPRGQNFKRGGHTLQGGCFNYGLPGHIARDCTHGRNRNVSLSQHQGRVFVVNAKDASKADPLMRGNCLIGDKILVALYDTGASHSFISFDKVEELCLKVSELAFELHVHTPHQIVMTRSGCRQVGFKLESRDFVHDLICLPMVRLKMILGFDWLSKNRVSLDCFERSIQFMPEGENGAVVAEGYFLNSVMVHCSGEECQGYILLATNVLGDNQKLNQISVVRDFSEVFPEDIPEFPPQRKIEFGIELVPGARPVSIVSYRMASIELAELKTHLEELLNKRFIRLSVSLWGVPVLQSDFVKNKTCYGHYELTNAPAVFMDHMNKIFRPILDKFMVVFIDDILVYFKTVKEHEEHLRIMLQILKERKLYAKFSKCEFWKEEVKFLGHMVSKGRIAIDPSEVEAVMEWERPTMVTKVRSFLGLAGNYRRFIEGFFRIALPMTKLTRTEVPFVWTSECGFGLS